The following DNA comes from Schistocerca piceifrons isolate TAMUIC-IGC-003096 chromosome 3, iqSchPice1.1, whole genome shotgun sequence.
GAAGGTGAACACAGCAGTTGGGCCTTGGACTACGAGCAGTGGCGTACAGTGTACTTTATTCCAGTTGCAGCAAGGGACAACCATCTGTTGTCTTGTGGACAGCTTAGGCATTCCTGATGCTATAATCAGGGCTATCCATGCAGTCCAGTGGTTGCATGTGTAGCAACTGGAGGCAGTCAACTGGTGGAGAGAAATAATGAGAAGACTTTTCCAAGCTGGTACACCAGGAAGCTGCCTATGGGATCTCACTAATGGTCAGTGCAGAGCACGGCCATTATGTGGACATAAACAAACCAGTGGGTCGGTTGGTACCTTCTCCTGGGCAAGAGGAAGGTATTCCAGTTGAAAAGCAGCCAGGGACTCTCAGAACAGAAGAGGAGCACTACCTGAGCGCTTTAGTGGCCAACAGCAGTATTTTGGTTGGTCGAGTGGTGCGTCATAGTGTACACTGAAGAGTATAGGTTGTGCTTTGAGTGTATAAGATGATCAGTAAAACAACACATGGAAGGTCCTTGCATACAGTATAGTGTGTTGTGGATGTTGTGCTTGGGCACACTGGGTGCGTGAATGTTTTCACTAAAAGTGAGAGCCATCTTGATTTTGTTATTTATATGCCATAAGTGTGTGAGAGTTTGCATGTGCCATTATACAGATCATCATATTATTATGCTATGAGCTTGAATGATTTTGTTGATGCCATCGTATCATAAGTTATCTTGTTATTTTACCTAGTAGAGTGATCTGTTTTGTATGTCATTTTGCACAGAAAATTGCATTGAGAAGTTTTCATAGGCAGTCCTGTAGATGATTGATATTGACTAGTTTGTAATTGGAGTTGTCACAGATCTGTACTTAGTCGAGTACTAATGTAAGTAGCCCTAATAAAATCAGAAAGTTTTCTTCTAGTTGGTTAACCTCCAGTTAATTGCAGAAGTTAATTTATTGTCTTTTTCTGCCTGCATACAGACTGTAAACTATTAATAGCTCAATTCTATGTTGGGGTGAATTCTACTTGatcattttttcataatgtggggccacagtcgtaatatatttctttaaagtcagtaccgctattagactgttttatttgcagttttacatgatcatgatttcggctttgaagtgccattatcaagtgttttaatgttacacAGTGCCTAATATGGCATACtgacgtatttaaaatacactattagacacattgtctaaggctCAATGTTTCTgactcaagatggtatactcagtgataaaacaaagcagtaggcttttaccagaaatactaacccttagacagtgtgtctaatagggtattttaaatacaacagtatgccatcttacgcactgtataacattaaaacacttgataatggcactttaaacccaaaatcatgattgtgtaaatgtaacactgcaaataaaaaacagtctaatggcactactgactttaaagaaattctACTTGAATTTTGTATTCATTATGCTAAAGACATTTTACTTTGTTATTTGCTTGTTTAGCCCAGCCTCCAAGAACTGTATTGGGCTGTAAATTTCGTTATTTCTGTACTGTCAAGatgaatattttttgttaataaattcacTGTCAAACTGAGCCCACACCACCACAACCCCACTCCACACAAAGCCTAGGCCACTAGTGCAGCAAAGTTTTAGAAACGTTAAATACTACTTTTCATGAGTCTATTATGACAGAAACAAGGGTTTACTAATGGTGTAAGTGCTCCAAAGAAGTTGTGAAAATGTTGATGATAATCATTCTGGATGCCCCAGTACATTGTCAGTCAAAGAAATGATTATGAATAATCGCCAAATCCCAATTGGAGAAGTTGCTGATGACACTGGAATATCAATAGCTTCACACCATGACTTTTCTGGATGTTTTGGGCACGAAATGTGCAACAGCAAAATTTATTTTAGCCTTGTTAAATTTCGAAGAAAAACAGATGAAAGCACATTGCTCAGGAGTCGCTAGATGACATCAATACCTATAGCAGAGCTACTGAAACATGTCACGTAGGTGATGAAATATGGGTTTATGGTTATGATGTCACAATTAAGTCTCagtcatcacagtggaagcaagacAGAAAAAAAGCTCAATCAGTGCAATCAAATGTGaaggttattttttttattttagtggcaATATGCACTATGAGGTATTGGTTGAAGGTGTAATGACAGGTAAGAAAACTACTTACAAGCTCACTGACTGCGCAAAGCATCTGagggatttttttcttttctttaagggagggagggaggggagagtgcTGAGGTGGGGTTTCAATTTTTGGCAAAACAATTCATTGTTTTTACACCTCAATAATGCACCTGCTCAAACTTTGTTGCTTTCGTGAATTTTTTCCAACTACAATACCCCAATGATGTCCCAACCTCTGTACTTGCCACAAATGGTATCAtgttgtcaaaaataaataaaaccttacAGGGCCATTGTTGTATAagcatagatgagattaaaaatgaATCTTTGAGAGAACTAATAGGTATTCCAAAGATAGAGTTCCAAAAGTTTTATAGAGAATAGCTTCAAGGGGATAACATTTATGTATTATACACACAAATAAAATTCTCTCCCATTATTTTTTTAACATGCCTTGTACATATACAGTGCAGAGTTGATCCTTTTATATTTTCCACCACCTCATGGTATACAAATTGTTCTCTACTACACACAGTTGTTAGCTGGGTGATACGGTGACTTAGCCCATGGTACTTCCATGTTTTTCTAATGATCTATAACTGTAAAACTGTATAtgaattacattaaaaataataattagtaaAATTTCTAAAAAAGGTAGCACACACTTAAGCCACACAGTACCACACTGCATCTGCAGTTCAGTACCACACATCTTCTCACATTATTGGAAAagattatttcatttgttaataggtAACCAGTGTACTGTGTTAAATGCTGCTGGTATCAGGCTGGTTTTGAATTTTCTTGAACACAATTGTTCAAGTTTTGGAGTCTCAAGAAACACCTATGTCTGTAGCTAGATGCAGTGAAAAATAAATTTCCTGGTATTGCTAGAAATTTCACAGAGGGAGGGAGAATATGAGTGTGGTGAGAGTGAGGAAAGCTACCCGACAAATGGGGAGAGAACAGGCCTCTGCCCAGCCTTTTAAACAAAAAATGGATGTCAGTTTCATATGGCCAatggaacaaatataaaacagggTAATGTCACAGAGTTTTATGTGTGGTCATCCACAATTAAGAGAAGGAAAAACTATTTACTACcaaatctctgtatttcaatatcaGGAGTTTAAATAAATTAACATCAAAAATCCATTTTGTACACTTCATACATATATGCAATTTACAAAATATCTCAAAATTACCAACATTTTACTTCCTAAGCCTCACAGCATAAAGTGCTTTAAGGGAAAATGTACTGCTGCTGCATCATGTACTGGAAGTATTCTACATACTGCAAATACTGCCTATATATCTGTTCTCTCCATTTCTTGTGCCAGTCTGCATTATCAAAAGGAATACCTTTACTAGTGTTGCCCAATCTCTTGTTGGCAACAGTATTGTTTTCAAGATAATAATGCCAATTAGTGCTATCAGGTTTTCTTATCCCTGAATAAGTGTTGTGAGAGTTCACACCTTGGTTTTGGGTGATACTCTGTTTGTTTCTTGTAATATATTTAGAACATTTATCCCACTTCACTTCAGGAACTTCAGGACTACAGTACACATCTCCAATAGGATATCCTTTAGCGTGAGCCTCCCGATGCAATTTACTTAATTTTGGGTTCACACCACTAACTTTAACTTTTCTGCCAGAAGCACGACATGGAAATGGAAAATTATttgcttcattactcattacattttGTCCATTCAGGATCATCAATTTTGTAGCCATTTCATCTTCTCTGACTTCCTCTCTAAGAATTAATGTATCATTGCATGGAGTTTTAGGTATGTGACATGGATAAGACATTTCCTTATTCACTGTCTTTTTATTGTTTTGACTAGAGTAATTCTGATTTTTTCCCACTGAAATTGCTTTTTTTCTACAGATATCTTCCTGAAGGACAAATGTAccacttttacacaaatcattaagtagctcttcagttttaaGATTTCTACAATTTTCGAAGGCTTCACTGAATGTTACTTGTGCCTTTTGTTCAATCACTGACAATAATGCTTCAAGATCTTTAGTCATTTCTACCAGATTCAGAGAACAATTTGTTTTTAGTGATATTTCAACAACTTCACTGTTTCCCATCTGTACAAGTTCACTGTATGGCTCAAGTGTTGTTAACCAATCACTACTGCTTAGATCATGAAGCAGGTTTTTAGCAATTCTGTCAATTTTATTATTTgtactctcttcttcagaaatgtttagaTTATTCGCATCCATGCAAACATGGGCATCAGAAATCCGTTCATCCAGATTCTCGCATTTAGCCAGCATTACTGACTCCTCTTTGTTGCATCCTCCTGCATCTGCATTACACTGATTTTTGACAACAGTTCTGGCATTTCCGGTGAGGGAGTTGGGTACTGTAGCTCTTGTTTCCTTGTCATTTTCATCATTAACAACAATTCCTTGAATTTTTTCAAATTCATCCATCTTGTAAGCCCACAAGTCTAATACTAAATGATCCAAAGTAAGCTTATAAACATATGCACTTTCCCCGCCATATGAGCCTAACATCTTCTGGAAGTCCTCAAGCTCTTTACCATCAGCTATTATAGAAATCACAATTCCATGAGACCCATATCTACCTGCCCTACCAATTCTATGTAAATATGTGAGACTATCATATGGTAAATCTAAATTTATCACCAGATTAACATTTTCTAGGTCTATGCCACGTGCTGTCAGGTCTGTAGAGATCAAAATACGGTTCCGGAACTCGCGCAATGTAGCTATTGCCTCGAGGCGAGCCTCCTGTGATTTGCTGCTACTTATCCATGTGGCTGGCCAACCATGACCATTCAGCATATTGCAAATACTTTCAGCCCTGCAAcaagatatttttgaatttttgaaaatataattatttagAATGGCAACAGCATGGTGTATATTTTATGAGCATATCATTTTCAGACAAAACATGCATCCATCTTGTCTTAACTATATACTAAAAAGAATTACATAAACAAAATATAGTTTCTGTAGTCTTCTGGATTCAAAAATAGGGAAAGCATTAGAAATAAAAGGTCACAGAAAATGGTCCAAAAGCCTATGAGAGAGTCGAAGAGTTCAATAAAATCATTTAAAATACACCTATACCTCGCCTTATGGCCTAGATGCATTCTGTGAAATCGGCCGTAAAGCGAAAAGCTTTATAACTCAACAATTTTGAAAAGAAACCACACAAATTTAACTGGATCTGTTTCATATTTTGCAAAGAAATATAGTCTTTACTTCACAgagcattttattatttttatttcataaaaatgcttgcttaaaaatgaaaatacaaaacaatgcaataataaacaaataaacataaacgtAAAAAATCATAAGCGCAAATTCATAAATACCTACAATAAAAAAGTTTACAAATGTTTTAATCCAGTGACAAACATTAACATAAAGAATCACTACGCTAGTATGTTCCGTCACCCTCACTTCCCACTTTTTTTGGATTGAATCAATTTACAATACTGTTTCAACGTTGTCTGCTTCACTTTGCTTTCTGTCTCTTTTAGCAATGTTTTGTAACAGGCAATGGCTGAGTTTGCTCTTAGAGACACTTTAGCACTGCCTTCTTCACTGGGAGCATTTTGAAAAAAGATTTTCACTCCCAGTTGAAAATAAGAAAGTGCATTTCACAAGTTTTTTTTGCAGTTACCTACTGGCACACAGCAGGTTCAGGTTCTGGCTCTGGCTCTTTATCACATGCTCATTCTAACTGGAATAGTTCCTTGTTTGAAAGAGATTCTCTGTCAGCATCTAGAATGCCAAATCTTCAAAATTAGAAGATGGTTTTCTTAGTTCAGTAGGTCTTCTCAAATTTCGGAATGAGAATCACCTTCATGAGTTTTTATGCGTTCTAGCCAAATTTGTTTCCAAACCTGGTTCAATGTGGTTGATTTCAATTCCTACCTGATTTGCTAATGTTGGTTATGGCATCTCTGATGATGTACATTGGCAAAATTGTTTTACTGAACTCCCGTATAAATAATAAGACTTAAAAGTGGCAATTACACCCTGATCCATCGGCTGGAACAGAGCTGTTGTATTTTTGGGAAGATATGCTATCTCCACATCATCAGGTAATTCGAATAAATTAATCACGTGTCCTGGAGCATTATCCAAAACAAGCAACGTGTTGTTGCTTAATTTGTTGTCCTTCAAACGCTTTTTTGCTTTTTGGAAAAAAGTAAGTTTTTAACCAGTCTTCAAACGGAATATAGGTCACTCAATCTTTCTTGTTTTATCTCCAAACTGTTTCTTGTTCAGCCCTTTATACTAAAAGTGGTTTCAGCTTAATGTCACCTGCAGCATTAGCAACAAAGGAGCAAAGTTGATAAGTCTTTTAGCACCTTATGCAGACTTTTTACACTTGGAAGGGAATGCCTGAAAGAACCTAAACTTCAAATACAGTTTAAAGAGTAAACCACTATTTGACTGAGTATTGCTTTGTGTATTTATCTTTTGTCTTACTTAGATTTTGGCTTTTATGCCACTCTACAGCATTATTATGCCATATCTATTAATGCAGTCCAAAGACTTCTAAATTCTTTGACAGTTACATCTTAAAGACGTGTTagtcttgtttacctgctttggactgccttaaggatacagggtacttataaatggtagaaaaatcgaaattttttaaattattttattaaattctatagtctttcctgattacattgatgtatacattatagggtttcaaatgaaaaatgacccatATATAcctaattttaaagttacggtcatgtatgccaccacgcctcctttatttctgttacagaaaccagtattatttcgaaaagaactgaactttctgtttccagcaattacaCGTATCATACATTTTATATGTtggcaacagtgcaggtttctagtgtctgtaagtgattatctttgctagtatttacttttgtttcactgaagcagtttgttcacatgttactgaatgtttgttgcccaaatgCTACATGTATTTGtgaaagtacatatcctttagtgtgcaataaatatgaaTTATGCTTGCATCAAGAACTTCAATAAAAGGGAtctccgtggtaaccagttcacaaacaaaccaagccacactgttgaaagtaaccgtcgtgtcatcctcggtggaggatccggataggaggggcatggtgtcagcacaccgctctcccggttgtaagatggtattcttgaccgaaggcgctactattcggtcaagtagctcctcaattagcatcacgaggccgagtgcatcccgaaaaatggcaacagcgcattgcggcctggatggtcacccatccaagtgccaaccacgcccgacagtgcttaactttggtgatctcaggggaatcgatgtatccactgcggcaaggctgacACGCtccctggtgattcaaatttttgtgttaacgatGACACTGTTTCTAGTGGATTAGTCATTCTTGATGTGGGCATCTTAACTTCTTTGATAAAGGAGGtggcaaaatgtaaacaatgtgatggtgtaggctgtctggaaataactgaacaacaataaAGCAGGAAGGGTTGAAAGTCAAAAATTAGTTGTTCCGtgaagatcctgcaataaatctacctaaaacatgacttcgaacattgtgcataatttgtatggtgcgaatttgaagttagtgcatgcaataggaaaaggaaaaaaaggctgctgaaacgttttgtggtttgatggaccttcctgctcctcccagtaggttcagcaagtacataaaaatatttttagatgccttgacggttgtgtctaaagcatccgtgaaacgtgcagtagaagaaactttaaatattagtggaaccggggacattgctgttgcacttgatgggacaaggcaacatcgaggacatcaTTCCCTGAATGGTGActtaagtgctacttctctggagaatggaaaagttgttgatgttgagtgcttatctaagtactgccacacctgccatggtaacactgaaggacatatttaacatcggtgttctaagaattatgctggttacagtggaggtatggagtgtgctggagctctaaaaatatttcagaggtcggtgcccatttATAATATTAGATATATGAAGTACCTGGGTGATggagactctaaagctttcaataaaattaatgagttcaatgtttactGTGATAACTTGGTAACAAAAGTGGAGTGTTGTGgatatgtgcaaaagaggatgggtgctagattgaggaagctatgaagagaaatgaaaggaaagttgctatgtgATGGAAACACTCTGACTGGCACAGGCTGATtggcagaaactgaaatagaccttcttcagagttattatggactggctatTACATGAACTGCACCTCAATGTTGGtatagcaatgagaaaagctgtgtgggccacctactttcataagttgtccactgATGACCACCCTGCTCACGGACTTTgctctaaaggagcagattcttggtgtggttaccaaaaagaaaaagaaagtggtcaaatataccatcataagcattctcttcctgagcctgttatgaatgaaataaaatcagtttttagagacctgagtgaccctgttttgcgtAGTACATGTCTTcagggggcactcagaatacaaatgaaagtttcaaccattgcatatggggaaAATTACCCAAGACTCTTTTTGTAGAACTAAATACATTAacagttggtgtactagatgcagtgatatgtttcagtgatggagtgataggaaggttggaagtcctgagaaatttaggcacaaaatgtggctctaatatggaagatcaattactTGCATGTGACGGACAATGGATGCATGATGCTGAAAGATTTGCTCTTCCAGttacaaagaagcaagaagtgctaaaaggaatgcgaagaggaagcttgaagatgaagaaatgctgcaggatgaagactatgcttcaggaatgttccgaGGTACAGTTAAATTGGACTCATCTCTTCGTTCACAATTTCTCGCAAGCTGTATTTTTCAGCAttgaggtacaaatatttcctaaagttcatGAAGCATTGCtctgatttttttctgtaacttgcaatagtccatacttatgtagtagatctAAGCTTTATCTcaaaatccactaaattatagaaaaaataacattttattaggaaaaaattataaaaattaaaatgtaagatgtgatatttttttatccttgtaatgtaCATAAtgggtggaattaaataggtctagtacctctgGCATCATGTCATgcgtatctggtaaaaatttggtctccttcaaatgtataacattagattaaatggtacctcaatttgagaaagcattttggaaaaaattgcatcaatttctttgtaatttttttaataaccctaagcaggttcaaaaatcttcaaaatacttctaatttgtttagaaagtgtgccgCATTATCCgagatcaacaaaaaatctgtaaaacaaatACATTATAAACAgagcctgaaagaaataggtattGATTTTTACATAACATTGAGACTGAAAAGTACCCTGCATCCTTAATAGATACGACATAATGGTCTAAcagcttttagcattgtacttgcgAATGGTATAAAACCTGAAATCTtgatagtacaaaagataaatatagtaatacatAGTCAAATGGCAGTTTACTCTTTTAAACAGtattgcatgactgtggctcaaCATCAAAAACTTTATTTCCAATAGAGCTGTGTCTTATCTACACTGAAAACTTATTTGGGCCAG
Coding sequences within:
- the LOC124787956 gene encoding ATP-dependent RNA helicase dhh1-like isoform X1, which gives rise to MVKQVAHDVEAKERTKDIYISEDVSFNGLLLSQKVLDGLRKCGFKRPSPIQLKAVPLGRCGFDLLVQAKSGTGKTCVFTIIALEMVDVESMSLQALVLAPTREVAVQIMQVISSVGCSVKGLRVDTFIGGLPFEEDVRKLKRTHIAIGAPGRVKHLIEKGYMKTNCIRLFVLDEADKLLEPSFQKDINYIFSRLPTRKQLLALTATFPQELQNFLSRYMHNPLHVSPDETALTLLGLRPFVTLVRAHPNPAAQVQIKLECLVHVLSHVSFQQCLIFSNYQSRAESICNMLNGHGWPATWISSSKSQEARLEAIATLREFRNRILISTDLTARGIDLENVNLVINLDLPYDSLTYLHRIGRAGRYGSHGIVISIIADGKELEDFQKMLGSYGGESAYVYKLTLDHLVLDLWAYKMDEFEKIQGIVVNDENDKETRATVPNSLTGNARTVVKNQCNADAGGCNKEESVMLAKCENLDERISDAHVCMDANNLNISEEESTNNKIDRIAKNLLHDLSSSDWLTTLEPYSELVQMGNSEVVEISLKTNCSLNLVEMTKDLEALLSVIEQKAQVTFSEAFENCRNLKTEELLNDLCKSGTFVLQEDICRKKAISVGKNQNYSSQNNKKTVNKEMSYPCHIPKTPCNDTLILREEVREDEMATKLMILNGQNVMSNEANNFPFPCRASGRKVKVSGVNPKLSKLHREAHAKGYPIGDVYCSPEVPEVKWDKCSKYITRNKQSITQNQGVNSHNTYSGIRKPDSTNWHYYLENNTVANKRLGNTSKGIPFDNADWHKKWREQIYRQYLQYVEYFQYMMQQQYIFP
- the LOC124787956 gene encoding probable ATP-dependent RNA helicase ddx10 isoform X2; the protein is MKTNCIRLFVLDEADKLLEPSFQKDINYIFSRLPTRKQLLALTATFPQELQNFLSRYMHNPLHVSPDETALTLLGLRPFVTLVRAHPNPAAQVQIKLECLVHVLSHVSFQQCLIFSNYQSRAESICNMLNGHGWPATWISSSKSQEARLEAIATLREFRNRILISTDLTARGIDLENVNLVINLDLPYDSLTYLHRIGRAGRYGSHGIVISIIADGKELEDFQKMLGSYGGESAYVYKLTLDHLVLDLWAYKMDEFEKIQGIVVNDENDKETRATVPNSLTGNARTVVKNQCNADAGGCNKEESVMLAKCENLDERISDAHVCMDANNLNISEEESTNNKIDRIAKNLLHDLSSSDWLTTLEPYSELVQMGNSEVVEISLKTNCSLNLVEMTKDLEALLSVIEQKAQVTFSEAFENCRNLKTEELLNDLCKSGTFVLQEDICRKKAISVGKNQNYSSQNNKKTVNKEMSYPCHIPKTPCNDTLILREEVREDEMATKLMILNGQNVMSNEANNFPFPCRASGRKVKVSGVNPKLSKLHREAHAKGYPIGDVYCSPEVPEVKWDKCSKYITRNKQSITQNQGVNSHNTYSGIRKPDSTNWHYYLENNTVANKRLGNTSKGIPFDNADWHKKWREQIYRQYLQYVEYFQYMMQQQYIFP